cttcttcacCTCGAAACCGAGAGCTCGCATCGCCACCTGCAACAAAAGGGGATAACGTGTGCAATGACTTCCCGTAGTTACCACTCCGAACTGCCATATATTCCTACTTAAATCTGTATCTGGGTGAGGAAATACTCGACTAAACATGTGGAAGATCTAAAGAAAGACGCTAGTTCTATTAAAACACGCAGCCTACACGGCTTCAAAGcgcttttccttttttccccATCTCCGCGGCTCACCTACAAATTACGAGGCTAGCAATACGTACaggcacgcatgcagacacaTGAAAAAAAAACGTGAGAATCGGACCAAATCAAGCTTCCCTTAAACTCCCCTTGTAGCGTTCGGCAGCCTCGCACGCCTCTAGTTTgtcgcgcctccacggctCTCCCAACCTCGCCTGCACTAAGCGGAGAGATACccacatgtatacatatgaatatattcacatacatacataaatgAATATGcgcatatacatagatagatagatattcACTGCGGAGTTTGGGCTGCCATTTTGGCGGTACCTTTAGTTCGTGGTAGTCAATCCGTCCAGTTTTGTCGGTGTCGAAGAGATCGAACGCTTCCTTGACTTCCATTTTCTGTTCTTCGCGGAGCTCctggcggccggcgcgtcgccgccccgcggcgccggtcgcagaggcgccgccgcgatggAAGGCCATCGAAGAGTTTTCCGCGAGCGGACCGAGACTGCCGCTGGCTTTGTTGCGAGGCAACATCTTGCCGAGGTCAACGCTAGAAATCCGGAGAAAATCCGCGAAAAAACTCAAAAAAACTCCAGGGAGGAAGCTTCCTAAAGCAGATGGCAAACAGgcgggcagcgacgcagcaagagagacagcggagagggagagagagaggaggagagaaggaaagacgaggcgaaaacaaggcgacgagagagagagggacgcgaCTCTGGAAGCACAGAGGAGCGGGAGAGGGGTGAGTTACCACGGTGGAAAAGGAGAGACTGGAGAAGCAAGAGGAGAACTCGACGGTGCGGGATCCGGAGAGAGGAATAGCCTCTGCCGGGGCTGTGAAGCAGGCGCAAGCCAAGACTGTGAAGCAGAgtggcgaggagaggaaaaggGAGCTTGCAGAAGGAAAACCGGAGAAGAGGAGCAGGAAGAGCGCTGCAAGAGAGCTCGAGACAACGCAAAGATGAACAGGGACGGAGATCGAGGACCTCGAGCCACGTGTCGCGCAAAGCCGTGCGGTGAACAAGTGGGGAACCGCGCTTGTGAGACGTCGCCTGCTCTCTGAGAAGGGGCGGGTGTCGTCCGCGAGCAGGAAAAACCAGAAGGAGCAATGCAATCTGCGAAAGAGAATGAAGCAGACAGCTAAACAGTCCTTGCGGATGAACGTCGGAccgcctctgtcgctgtTCCTGCTCCCGACAAGCGGAACAACGAATGCAGATCTCTGCTCTGAGGATGATGCAGTTGCGGAGGTGGAAGCGAAGCTCGTGCCGCGAAGGTGAAAGATGacgaaaacaaaaaaacacGGGAAGAGAAACACGAGAAGCGAAACACGACAAGGATAACACGAGATGCAGCAGCCCAGACAGACTTCTTCAGATGTTTGGGTATTCACGCACTCTGGCCGTGGATGACGGTGTCGCGAAACTCAGTTCGATGTCGGTGTCGGTGTCTTGAGTCGCGGCGCAACCCGGCCTCGAAAAGGAGAGTATTGGCCTCTACTCTCTGCGGTAAGGGATTCGGAAGTCCAGGAAACGCTTGAAACTGAAAGCTTCGTCGAGTTGCACGattcttttctctgcagctgtcTTTTCAGGGCATGCCGGTCGTGTGCATCTACCGGTACAGAGCGGTGGGAGGCGAGGACTCGACAGCACACCGGTCTCGGCGTACCTCAGCCTCGCGGAGTCTAAACGTGGAAGAAGGTGCGGTCTTCCTCACAGAACGCGGGGTGCGCAAGGCTCAACCACGCGGGAGTATTCCGAGTCTGGCGACGGCATCTCGCTGGAGAACCGCCGCAAAGCAAAGACAAGACGAAGAACGCGCGACAATGGCCACGCGTccaggcagaggaggagaccAGAGCCATTCTCGTaaaagacgacgcgcgctcGGCCTGCTTTTCCTGCTCGCGCGTGTTTCTTGCCGTTTGCATGTGAGCCTAAGAGGCTGGCGCGCCTTTTCGTTGTACATACACCCCGTGAGGGCGACAGAAATTCGACCAGAAGACTGAAAGTCACGCGCGGGAGTGGAGGAGTCAAGAAGAAGGAGATGCAAGAACTCTCCGGGACCGTgtgtgcgcgcgcgaggctgcatAGCCCCTGTACATGTCAACGGGGTGTTGGCGACAACCGAACTAACTCCGGTCTTCATACCAGCGTTGCCCTCCTCGAATGTGTCGAGTTTGTTCCCGCTTGATTTTCGCTTCGACGTGAGAGTCTCCTCTCGGGCGCTAAGATTCTGTTCCGCTTCTGTCAACCGCACCTGTGTCGGCTCAgctcttctctgcagcccgCTTCACTAGAGCGCCTCGTTTTCATTTCTTCgttctttctctgcgtcgtccgcgtcaaCGCACGAAAAAgccgcttctctcccgcTGCGAATTTCTCCGGCACGGAGTGCTCTTTCCAGACCCGCGGCTTCGAGGGACGCatttccgccgcgcccggagCGAGGAAACGGCGCTGAGAGAAAGAACTAGAAACGAGAGGCAGCGCAACTCAGAGAccacgcgagaggagacaggaacCTCTCGTTCTCTTGTGAAttctcgctgcgccggcttGAAGGTCACGCGAGCTTCTTGCAGACGCCCCTTCTTCCCGTGGTCCCCTCTGTCCGCACTCTTCCTTCcgttcttctccgtcgctcgctgtctcctcctgaCTCTCAGGGCCCCCCCACAGGCAAACCGTCGTGAAGCGACAGGCCTTCTCTTCCTCGATCCAGTGATCCAGTGTCCTCGTAAGATTGCCCTACGGGCATCCTCTGCTTCcccttcctcttcgcagTCCTCTGTTGTCGGCGCAGAGCGCTGTCCACGCCTCTCCTCTTGTCCTCTCTGTGCGCAGAGGGTTTTTTGGGGATCTCCTGACCTTCTTttcgctcctcttctttgCTCCCTGTGGGGCCTGTGAGGCGACTCTTTCCTGCATTTGTGTATCCtcggttttcttcctcgcgcacACGCGAGAAAACCAGGAGTCGGGCTCGacagagcgacggcgccagaACCAGGGGCCGAAGCACATCCGGCTCTGCACCCTCTCCCGTTGAGACACTTTTCTTCAAACAGAGCGACGAAGATGGCGCTGTTCCTCTCGGCTGCGCGCTTCACGCCCCCCAAGACGCCGCGGTGAGTTGCAGGGCGCGGTGtcgcacgcggcgacgcggtgcATGGTTCTTTATAGAGTTCCTAACAGAACAGATATCGCGCAGGACTGAACCCGAGCGGAAGGCCGCCACTCACTCGCATGCCGAGTTGCGCGGCCCTCCACACGTATGCTTGAAATATCTGTATCTACAGTCATATGTATCtacatccatatatatatgtatatacaatATGTCGTGCATGTATTAGGTTTCGACAGTGTTTGGCTTTCGCATGTTTGTCTTTCTTTTCCGGTTTTCAGGAACGTTTTTTTTCCCTGGCAAGTGTTTAGTGTGCATCGGACGGGCGCCTTTTtggagcgccggcgcatcgCGCTGAAAGTCCCCGTGAACCTGACAAAGTTCGAGATTCAGAGTTACTTGGAGAAGATTtacggcgcgcgcgtcctcaaGGTCTCTACGCTCATCGTCGtgccgagaagaagacgcgaccTCTTCGGACCGAAACCCTCCAGTAAGCGACAGAAAAATCACCCTAACccgaatatatatataatttCTACATAATTAGACTGCACACATATTtggaatatatatatttatctagaatatatttatgtatatgcgGAAACCGAGTTCGGTTGTCCTGTAGAGTCTGGGCGGTTGATATGTGTtttatatgcatgcatgatAATAACGCCATCAATTTCCATTGCATGCATGCCGGAAGCGAGGTgtcttcgcggcggaggcctttCTGAGGTCTCTGCGTAAAATCTCTGAATTCTcgatgagtgagaacagaGGGAAAGGCGTCTCGCAGATTTATGGCGCGACGTCCGGATGCAAAAATCGCGAAGCATGGAAAACAGGAATTCCCTGTTCAGACAAACGGCAGTTGACAGCTTTACATTCTACACGCTACGTGAGCGAACCGGGATTGCAGAGATGCATTTTCATATGTCTCTCTTTTTATGtctctctatatatgtacatatactTCTATGCTCATGCACTCCGCGACAAggcatatatgtgtgtatgatTTTTCTTGCCTCAAATACGCTGTGCATTTTCATCTgcgctttttttctgcggtTTTCATGTCGTGCGGCGCAGTGCGTTACTATCGCGTTGGCTGCACGTTCAAGAAAGCGATTGTGACGTTGGAGGATGGCGTTCCCGACGCCGTGAAGATGCTTCGCTCCTCAATTGAGCTCGCGAAGAATCCGGACATCACCAAGCACAACGTGACGCActctgcgcgcgtccgcgagtTCAGGCCACCGAGCCAGAGTCAGCGCTGGGAGATGGGCGAGTCCAAGTACGCGTGGCGCCTTCCGATCCCCAACTTGCTCGCAGGTAAATTCATAAAATTTCTAACAATTTCTGGAAGTCAAAGAGGAAAGCcgtggcgacgcgcctcggcTGTCGCGGTGCGCCGGGGCTGGGAGCCAGGCGACAGCAGATCCTGAGCAAGGCGGATGAGAGATGCACctgggggggacggggggggcgggagtCGCAGCAATCGGACCAGAGTGTTTCGGTGTGCTCTAGTGAGGGCTCAGGTTGTGCGTGATTCGCCAGCGCGAGGgaagggcgaagacgaaTCTTGACTTGTCCTGCGGCGCACGTTGTTTTTAGGCGACGACATGCAGTTGAATCCTTCGCTGCGGATCGACGAGAGTACGACGCAGATGTTCCCGGACTTCACAAAGCCCTTCTTCCACAACGCGCACTTCAAGTTCTCTTGGAAGCCTGAGGAAGTCCCCCAGCAGGCCTCCGTCAAGCTCGACATTACcccgtggcgccgccgcgtcgagcgcATGCACGGGCAAACGAACGCACTtccctctgcaggcgacggagCTGCACCAAGCCCCTCACTCCCACCCTTGCAGACCTCCAAATAAAATCTGCATACGTATGCACACTTGTATGCCTACACATACATAGATGCATGTATTTGCAGGACGTGCGTAGATGACTGCGCATGCACCCTCCGCATGCTGCGCGTTTCGTCGAGTTCTTCTGTATAGAGGCAGGCACTCACGCGCGCATAGCGCCGCACTGTTCACTCCGCTGCAACAAATCTGCGTTGAGGCGAGGCCCCTGGGGGCTGCGGGCTGCGTGGCGGGGTCGCTCTGCCTCCGTTGGTGGAAAAAGACGCCCAGTGGCAAGCACTGCAGGCGTAGCAGGCTGCGCAAACTGAAACTAAGCAGcggggaggggagaggaTGCGGGTCTTCACGCCGCGCTGCTCACTGGAGGGCCGCGAGCAGATCGCCGACTCCAGTCCACGCTTTAGCGAGAGGGCGGACTTCTGAGCGCGGAGAGtgaagcggcgcagactgCCAGCGATCCACTAGTTCATCGAAGAGTGAGGGAGGCAGGCCAGCTGGGTCTCGCACACAGAGCAAGGTTtctgcgagcggcgcgcactGCGCACGCGCCCAGTGCTGCCAAAGTCTGaagcgagggagggagaggcagggaGCCTCACCGGACAGCGTAAAtctacatgcatgcacatatatatattatatttACATGCGAATACATTTCTGCATGCGGGTGCACGAGTCTCGGTTAGCAGCCAGGAGCTGTTTTCTTGCGGACACGAGTTTGGTTTCTTTGTTAAGCCCGCGGGGGATGAGCATTTATCCACATAagtatatacgtgtatatatatttatatatacgtgtaaaTGTATGCAAAAACTTATTTCTGCGCTGCAATGTGTGTTGGCAGGCGCTACAGGGCCGAGGTTGTTTCGGCTGTCGGTTTTTTGATTCGTTTCTGTTGTTGGCAGACCTTTCGATTATGTCAGCAGAAAAATCTTTCCAGTCTCGTAAAATTATGCGATGCCACGCGGAGCGTGTGAGGCGGCCCAGATGGCCTTGGGTGCGCAGCGCATTTTCGGTTTTTCCTTTTTATTGCTATATCGAGTACTCCAGAGAAGTTAAGGCTTTGTTAGATGTCAGAGCCACAGATGAGCACTCAGCGAAGTCATGCTTCGTAACAGTTGCCTAACGATCTTCGTAGACGAACCTGTTTTCAGTCAGAGTGCGAGAAAGAAGGGGGTCATGCACGCGGGGGATGCAGATGACATTATGTTCAGTGAGGATTAAAGAAGCACGCCTAGGGACGGAAGGCGCAAAGAGAGGTCGAGGTAGATCCGCTGTCTACGATTTCACGTCGGGTAGGCTCGCTTTTCAGGTGAATTTCTCCTCTTACGTTTTACGTATATAGCTGGTTGAAGATTCACCTGCTTTGCATCTCTCTATCCGCTGATGAAATGGCCAAAACGTGCGAGTTCTTTGACTCAGCTTCAGCTTGCAAGCTCAGTTTGCACATCGGTGAATTCGTGCATGCGAGCCATCCGATCATTGAGTCCTGTCTCTCAATCGTCCAGGATATGCTTACACCTCGACATGCTTCTCGGAGTTCAGAGTCGAGTTCTAGCAGAAAAACATCCTCCTGAATTTCAACCTCTTTCCCTGTGGCAGTACAACTTTCAGTGAATAGAAAGTGAATCCAAATATGATGCGAATAATACTGTATAGCTTTTTCAAAATTTAGAGGCCTGTTTTCCGACCGTGTCTCTGACTCACTCAAGGGGCCTcaccgcggcgaggagacacctgTCTCTCAAGACACACAGAGCCCCAGCGTCGACCCCGAGATCTTTGTTTTCTTGTCGAATCTGAAGGCAATTCAGAGCTCGAAACCTTTTATGGAACCAAGTCGCCTGCTTTGAAACAGCAAAACTGGAGTAATGCCGTGGTTCCGAAGCACGAAAAATGATGGAAATCTCATAAAGGCGACGTTGGTGCGGTTGCATACTCGCCTGggcgcgcgtgcatgcggcACACAATCTGCCGCTCTATATGAAATTGTTTCTTTACAGTTATATAATTGTGGTTCGGTAACTCGCTCTTCGAGTCACCAACGCGGGTATAAACTCTCTGCATCAGAcccttcttcttttcccgCGTCAGCATTCGGCGGGCTCGGCGTCGATCTCAAGTGTTTCTGCCGTCCCTCTGTCTCGTAGGAGACAACGCGAGCGGTTCTTTCCCTCCCGATCTCTTGCGCGTTTACACACATCGTcagtcttcttctctccaggCTTTTTCTTTaagcttcttcctcgctggcgccccTGGCGGCTGAAATCCGCGGTAAAGAAGAACCGCGACCCGCTGGCACAATTTCGTTTTCCGTTcagtgcgccgcgcgcttgctGTGCATACCTTCGTGGCTCtcgacgcggtcgccgccttcttcctgccCTTTTCTTGTTTCTGGAGCAGTCCCCTTCTCCTTGAGGGAAGCCGAgcctgctgccgcaggaGGCCAGCGGAAAGCCGCTGTGCGTGGGAGActtccgcggcgacgcgggcacTGAGAAGAGTTCAAAGAGAGAACAGGAGAGACGAGCTGaccgcgaagagggcgacgggcgcacaccgagacagacgccgcgacgaTGCCTCACGATGCGGGTCCTGAGGACGCGGAATCGGCGCAGCTCACCTGCGTGAAGGCGAAAAACATCCTAGCAGACCCATTATCTGGCGTGCCAAATTTTGCCTCTGCTatttccttttcttcttctgcgccttcgtcttcgttgcTGTCacctcgtcttccttcttcctcgcgcgagtCGCGGTCGCTTCTCGTTTTGGTGTTTTCGAAAGATCGCGCTCCGCAGCTGTTTCTCTGTTTGCACTCGTTTTTCTCATCTCTCGGTTTCTTCGATGCGGCTCCTGTGCCTCCTCAGAGTgcacgcgcttcgccgcaccAGAGTTTGTCTTCACCTTCGCCCTGCCCGCCACGCGAGTGCGCATccccttctgcttcctctgagtcgccggcgcgtcgctttGGCTCCTCCCCGGCCTCTGCAGACACCCCCATCCAGGTGTCTGTCCGGGTGATATATcgggcctcttcgcctcagTTCGAAGCGTCCTACCGGCTTGTCGGAACCCTGCTCCAGGAGCTTCTTACTTCAACCTCTCAAGATAGGGATCTCTCATTCAGCTTCAATAGACGCGAGCTCTCTATTTCTCCTCAAGATTGGCGGCGCGAGGTGCCCACCCCAGTTCCCTTCTCCCCCTCtgtctcgtcgtcctctgcgccttctcctccctcgcggcctccgtctctctcgtcttttcATCAGGCTCCCGGCTGCGACCCTGTTCCCGCTTCGGAGCCCGTCCGCCATCTGTATAGGCTTAAGCGTTTCTCTCTGCACTCTGAAAACGCGTGGGAAgaacgcgaagaaggacgcCACCGCCAACGTGCGGgagcgcgaagcggagatgaagccgcagaggcgcgagaaggaggacagTCGAGCCGAGGCGAGCccagcggcgaagaagaagaggcgagcgagctcGCCGAGGGCAGGAAGCGATCTGCTGCCGTGGAATATGGACAAGGCTCGTCCGTGTTTCGGTCGTCCCCGTTCGCTTCGCTCTTGCTGCACTGTTTCTCGTGTCCTTCGTGCGAAACGAGTCCTCTATCACTCTCACTCTGCCGAGGCCAGCATGCAGGGCCGTGCccagctgcggcctcctTTTCGCGGCCTGCTTCACGTGAAACTTCTGCTTGCATCGAGACGCGGAATGGGACGGACGCCTACTCGCCGGCGAAGCcaagagacgcggcgaagcaggcagGGAGTCCTCTAGCGCTCGACGCaagcgccgacgacgacaaAGAGCGTAGCAAGCGGGAATCAGGTGAAGAAAGCGCGAGGGATAGCGACAGGCCTACTTTGACTGCAGGCGACTACCAGCGAGGTTTCTACGGTGTCGCGTGTCCGTTCAGTCACGTTCTTCTCATGGTCGACGACTGTGTCTGGCTCtacgcgccgccggctcctTCAGCCGCGGATATGCCTGAAACCAAAACGCTTCGAGAACGTGAGTtcgcaggcgggcggcggccgagtgCTGTTTCGCGGGCATCGTGTTTGGCGGACGCGGTTCGCCTGCTTgacgcctctcgctctcttctactcgtgtcgccgcggctgcactTTGGGCTCGCGTTCTCGCAACCGGCAGACTCCTTGCTTCTGCTGCCAGCTGCGAGGTTCGTTTCAGCtacggccgcggcgcgaagcagcgccagACAGAGAAtcccggcggccgcctccgccgcggcaggaggagacccgcgaagacgcgcaaaAGACGCGGATGAGGCgaaaggcggcgacgaaagCCACGGGAAAGAGCCCagagcaggcggagacgaggcccTCGCCGACAGTGACGATGCCCTGCAGAAGGCTCAGGGAGCGGGGGACGAAACCGAACTCAGCGGCGTTGATGGGCGAGTGGGGAAcggagaggagcgaggagacagtgGAGTCCTCGAGGAGGGAGGGAACGAGATGCGCGGAGCCGAAGACGCCGGAGAAGGTTTTTCCGAAGGCAGAagcacgcgagagaaggcaCCAGGCCGCGCTTCTCTGGCGCGTCAAGGCAGTGCGTTCCCATACGAGGAAGGCCACGACCTTCGCGAAGACTCGTCGTTTTTCTTAGCGGTGGAGAGGTGCGACTTCCTTCTGCAAGAACTCAGTGCATCGGGCAGAGACGTAGCCTATAGTGTTCATTCCGTCTATTTCCTTCCGCTGTCgcgctcctcgcgctctttcTGAAGTGCAAAAGAACTATGCGCGCCTGTGCCTTTCCTTAGGGGGCGAGTGcggttatatatatatatttatttatatctatatatatttacatatatactTAAATATATTTAGCTATATACATTTACAAATGTATACAAATTATGAATAACACATGTTTGACAGTGAGATGTGCACATCTACACGCAGCGTCGTGAGGTCAAGTCTGTGTCTGCTGGTCGCTGGCCTTCCTCCCTAGGAAGAAGCCACGCATGCCCTGGGGATCTTTTGGCGTTTTCAGGTCATCTCTGTTTGAGTTTCAGGCAGCGGTGTGAAGGCGACTTCGCGATGGCTCTCGACCTCAGCTGTTCCCTGTACCGATCTGAGGAtttgcttcttctcttccaGGTGAGAGAAGCGGCTGAACTATTTGCGTCCGGAGCGTCCCTCTCAAACCTCTCCAGAAGCTGAGGCGCCCTGGTGTTCATATGcctcgtagtatatactccccagaaaaaggtagtttatataaacctaggaatcccattttagtaagtgtaacatcctccgtacaaagcagacattaagaacataaagattCAGGGGGGCGCTTGGTGGCTCacgccgcggtcgccagcCAGAACGGCGCTACAGGCTTAGAAGCAGCGTCGAGTGTACGTTGCTTCGCTGGGGAGCGGCTGACAGCTCGCAGGCCTCAGGGCCTCTGCAGTGCCTTTGTATCTGGTTCAGGACACAGGCACGGacgtgcgtctctctcccagTCTGTTGGCGAGCGTCGTggcatgcatacatgcatatgtgtTCACATACATAtccatgcatatatatatgcatgtttGTATGTATGTAAGTGTGTACGGGCACACCTGGATAGCCAACGCATCTAAGCGTGAAATGTGTAGGAGGCTCTAGGTTCGCTTGTGAGAATGCTGACGCGTCGGCGTGTCGCTAGGCGCATGCATGAGTGAACCAGGCTGGAGTGTGCTTCCTTCGCAGACTctccagcgcgtcgagcctgcggcgctgaCGCATCCGAATCGCCTCGAAGTGGCTGGTAAGGTGACGGCTCCGCCGGCCTTTCTCTTTCCTTCGCAGCACGAACGGAAGATAGACACGAGACCCTTCAGCGGAGCTAGTGAAGGGACTGCTCTTCTGAGTGTGTTGTCGCGCGTCTGGTCTTCTTTGTAATTTCCTGTTGTAGTTTTTGCTTTCCTTTCGCGGAGTTTTTCCTCGGAGTCGGCACTCACTTCAGCGGGTTTGGTAGAGTGGAGTGTCTCTCAGCGTTTGGCTTTTCCGCATTCGAATGCAGAACTTCTCTTTTGCAttgctgcggcctctgcccgCAGGCAACCGCCACTTCACGAAGTGCAAGGCGCCAAACGCCCGCGCGAGTCACAGCGACCTCCATCCCTCGATTGCTTTTCCACTCGCACCCGCGTGCGTCGTGCTCACAGTAAGGCCTGTAACAGTCTGGCTGGCGCAAACGCCAGTGCCTCCGCCTGTTATGGGGTCTTCATAGCCCCCGAGGATCCCCTTGCGCCAcagggaggcaggcgcctctccgAAGGCGATGAAGCGAAGCGGATGAGGAAATGGATACCCACGCTCCGTCTGTTCCTGGGTCCTACGCGTCCGGGTTCAATGGCCCCAGTGCGTCATTTTTATGTTTCGATTATTTTGTCTGCTCAGGTCAATCGAGTGCAAGAGCTCTATGCGAACCCGGTGTATCGCTCCTCCAGGagccgcaggcagaggcagacggggAACCTGAGAGGCGGCGAAAGTCCACGCAGGGGCGAAGGCAACGCGAAAAGCAGAGACACCCCACAGATGCGATCGGAAGACGGAGAGCAGGAAGCGAAAGACGCCGTCAGAGCGgacgacgcacgcggcgaggagcgcgAAAAGCGAGACGCGATGAAGCAAAGCACGAGtgtgcctgcgcggcgcgagcctgaGCAAAAGGCGCACGACGGGGAGTGCGAAAGCGTGTGTGCGAGGACTGCGAACGGAGGGAGCCCAGAGGCACTCTTTAGACAAAGAACCGAAGAGGCAGGACTGTGCGGAGAACCGGGAGAAGACAGCTGGAGCTGTGAAGCTCTCGATCGGTActtccgcgtcggcgtcgatCGGTGGCGAAGGTCGCAGCGtgagcgcgaggccgcgctgcgccgcgagagcccCAGCGCGCTGTTGTCGTTCTCGCCCTCGTCACTCTCTCTCCCGTTGGAGGATTGGTTTCCGTTTCCGCTGCCCACGGCTTCTTTCTTTCCGTATGACGATCTCAACTGCCGCCTTCCCTGCTGCCACgttccgccttcctctccgaCGC
The Besnoitia besnoiti strain Bb-Ger1 chromosome VIII, whole genome shotgun sequence genome window above contains:
- a CDS encoding hypothetical protein (encoded by transcript BESB_085100) yields the protein MPHDAGPEDAESAQLTCVKAKNILADPLSGVPNFASAISFSSSAPSSSLLSPRLPSSSRESRSLLVLVFSKDRAPQLFLCLHSFFSSLGFFDAAPVPPQSARASPHQSLSSPSPCPPRECASPSASSESPARRFGSSPASADTPIQVSVRVIYRASSPQFEASYRLVGTLLQELLTSTSQDRDLSFSFNRRELSISPQDWRREVPTPVPFSPSVSSSSAPSPPSRPPSLSSFHQAPGCDPVPASEPVRHLYRLKRFSLHSENAWEEREEGRHRQRAGARSGDEAAEAREGGQSSRGEPSGEEEEASELAEGRKRSAAVEYGQGSSVFRSSPFASLLLHCFSCPSCETSPLSLSLCRGQHAGPCPAAASFSRPASRETSACIETRNGTDAYSPAKPRDAAKQAGSPLALDASADDDKERSKRESGEESARDSDRPTLTAGDYQRGFYGVACPFSHVLLMVDDCVWLYAPPAPSAADMPETKTLREREFAGGRRPSAVSRASCLADAVRLLDASRSLLLVSPRLHFGLAFSQPADSLLLLPAARFVSATAAARSSARQRIPAAASAAAGGDPRRRAKDADEAKGGDESHGKEPRAGGDEALADSDDALQKAQGAGDETELSGVDGRVGNGEERGDSGVLEEGGNEMRGAEDAGEGFSEGRSTREKAPGRASLARQGSAFPYEEGHDLREDSSFFLAVERQRCEGDFAMALDLSCSLYRSEDLLLLFQTLQRVEPAALTHPNRLEVAGNRHFTKCKAPNARASHSDLHPSIAFPLAPACVVLTVNRVQELYANPVYRSSRSRRQRQTGNLRGGESPRRGEGNAKSRDTPQMRSEDGEQEAKDAVRADDARGEEREKRDAMKQSTSVPARREPEQKAHDGECESVCARTANGGSPEALFRQRTEEAGLCGEPGEDSWSCEALDRYFRVGVDRWRRSQREREAALRRESPSALLSFSPSSLSLPLEDWFPFPLPTASFFPYDDLNCRLPCCHVPPSSPTPPCFSVASPCSPRAEPFTLSHGSFSPSSSYPVEFLPGAFVAPAAPPSPGSASPSAAPAASSPRPLPTVSWLIPVHNGEKTILAALRSAVCQTHCPPGFFDVVMVDDCSSDETVAQLLPFCREVWSAESEKAGCRRNGRSRVNASPSRAQGIKRGAEAQARTGGVQEDKRRERQRDDDDGELPLPDDQVHATDVRAEGRETPACRQKETVIRAELALPGVPEVPLTLVRLAKQRGVAGALRRGLMHCRGEFIARLDADDVAHPQRLITQISFMRKHPQVAVCGSAFATFRWRLIFECPVAHPTVMLRRDALRLLPRATEQAPPSSLASSSPGPSPPPSRSAVALHLAPRSNSQIDAACVQAVDGRLEEGKAERKGEDTTVTQGEAHACVADSCECARPTEENKKGDITDEENEARVWEYIYPDEEAEDLWLWLSLPLHLHITNLPHILTFLRRDPSRKSERALLPMRRSAQLAVCAWLRRTLRQPAARCCPSRERDSRKPLRPAPRGEAASARRGRSKLRASAMPARAARLRRTESMRACARKKKEGGSGGLQIATKRRQRTQRLHGRATLTQGTERRRAVVVWAMGRTRQALNARRSPRKLQRERRKKRDRGSGTQTHFESPNWVSTAACSPTSLPVSVAIGRPPPPRRGRLRSRFSRRLKLSSVGLRSAFHRPLPEATKRPWVARKAVLAPRENEAGLEVGLK
- a CDS encoding putative 50S ribosomal protein L23 (encoded by transcript BESB_085090) produces the protein MALFLSAARFTPPKTPRNVFFPWQVFSVHRTGAFLERRRIALKVPVNLTKFEIQSYLEKIYGARVLKVSTLIVVPRRRRDLFGPKPSMRYYRVGCTFKKAIVTLEDGVPDAVKMLRSSIELAKNPDITKHNVTHSARVREFRPPSQSQRWEMGESKYAWRLPIPNLLAGDDMQLNPSLRIDESTTQMFPDFTKPFFHNAHFKFSWKPEEVPQQASVKLDITPWRRRVERMHGQTNALPSAGDGAAPSPSLPPLQTSK